The DNA region GTAAGTCTATATGCCACCAACCCAATTCGATccaaaatctcataaggaccGATATACCTAGGGCTTAGCTTACCCTTCCgaccaaatctcataactcctttcataggtgaaacttttaaGAAGACTTTTCCACCCTTCATGAACTCTATATCGCGAACTttcttatctgcataggacttatGTCTGCTTTGTGCCGTCTTAAGTCGTTCTCGTATCATCGTAACTTTCTCCAAGGCTTGCTGAACCAAATCTGGACCTAATAGTTGTGCTTCGTCCGATTCGAACCATCCAACTGGTGAACGACACTTGCGACCATATAGGGCTTCAAACGGCGCCATCTATATGCTCGattggtaactgttattataagcaaattctgCCAACGGTCGCTGatcgtcccaatgaccaccaaaatcaatcgcgCAAGCTCTAAGCATGTCCTCCAAAATCTGAATAACCCGCTCAgactgtccatcagtttgtggatgaaaagctgtactcaaCTCGACCTGTGAACCTAACGacttctgaaaagacttccaaaaccaGTAGTAAATTGTGCACCTCGATCAGATATTATAGAAATGGGCACACCATGAAGTCGAACTATCTCACGGAGGTAAATATTCGCTAACTGCTTTGCGGTATGAGTAACCCGAACTGATATAAAATGAGcagattttgtgagtctatccacaatcacccagacTGAGTCGTGTTTCTTGAAAGTATTCGGCAAACCAACTATGAAATCCATCGTAATCCTTTCCTACTTCCACTCTGGGATAATCAAGTTTTGCATTACTCCACcgggtttttgatgttcatatttaacctgctgacaatttaagGAACTAGTCACATGTTTCAAAATATCAGCCTTCATACCTTTCCACCAATATAATCCATGCAAGtcttggtacatcttcgtagtacctgggtggatggagtattgagagctatgagcctcttcAAGAATTAGTTGTTTCGCATCACCCACCATAGGAATACACAGTCTACCATGACAACGTAACACGCCTTCGCTATCAATAGAGAATGACTTAACGCCCCCATTTTGCACTCGATCTCATAGTCTAGCAAgacggggatcttcatattggcaagcCTTGACTTGTCCCACTAATGACGATTGCGCCACCATACCTGCAAGTAACCTACCCTGCACTGTATGATCAATTCGAACTCTGCGGTTGGCTAATGCC from Lycium barbarum isolate Lr01 chromosome 10, ASM1917538v2, whole genome shotgun sequence includes:
- the LOC132613349 gene encoding uncharacterized protein LOC132613349, translating into MAPFEALYGRKCRSPVGWFESDEAQLLGPDLVQQALEKVTMIRERLKTAQSRHKSYADKKVRDIEFMKGGKVFLKVSPMKGVMRFGRKGKLSPRYIGPYEILDRIGLVAYRLTLPPRLSAVHPVFHVSMLRRYVGDNSHKIQPEDVELDENLTYEEGPISILDRQVQQLRSKKVASVKVLWRNHPTEEATWEFEADMRDKYPQLFDATGP